CGGCGTACGCCAACGCCTGATCGCCGCCGCTGATGGCCGCCATGACCAAGACCAGCACGATGGCCCAGAAGCCGAAGACGACCTCGACCTCGCCCATGAGATGGAAAACGCCGGCGTGGCTGGGAAAGCGCTTCGACAGCCGCTCGAACTGCTTGGCTGCAAAGGTGTGGATGAGCGCGATGGCGAAGAGGGCGGCAGCAATCAGCTCGATCGTGTGGTTGGGCATTGGGTACGGGCGCGGGGAAGCTGCGTGGCGGCCCGACCATCGCACAAACCTGCCGCACCCGAATGTGTGACACCCACCGGTAGTCTAACCAGGCGTGGAGGCCGTGGGCCGTACGTCGCGCCAACTGGAAGGCGAGCACGGGGACGGGCGCGTGGTGCTTCGCGGCGACCTACCACATCTGGTAGTTGTGCGAGGGCGAGCTCGAAAGCCAAATGCGCCTTGCTGTTCGCAGCCTTGTCATGAATCCCTGGCAAGTTGGATCCACACCCCAAGGAGGACGACATGAACCTGAAAGAACTGAGCCTGGCCACCTTCAACCTCTACAACCTCAACGAGCCGGGCCGGGCGCTCTACTCGGACAAGGACGGCTGGACGCAGCAGGAATACGAGTCGAAGATCGCCTGGACGGCGAGGCAGCTGAGCATCCTGAAGTCGGATCTCTTCGGCTTCCAGGAGCTCTGGCACGCGGACTCGCTCGCCAGGGCGCTCGACGACGCAGGCCTCACGCAGGAGTACGACCTGCTGGCGCCGCCCGATGCCGACGGCCGCAAGATCGTCTGCGCCGCGATCGTGCGCAAGGGGCTGCTCAGCAGCGAGCCGGACTGGATCAGCGAGTTCCCCGCGAAGTTCAAGCTCCAGTCCAGCGGCGACGATCCGCAGACGCCGGTGATCGATGTGAGCATCCGCGGCTTCTCCAGGCCGGTGGCGCATTTCACGATCAAGCCGCGCAAGGACGAGCCGGACGTCCATGTGTATGTGTGCCACTTCAAGTCGAAGGCACCGACCAAGGTCTTCAACGAGCCGTGGTTCAAGGCCGACAAGCCGAGCTACGGCAGGCACTCGACGGCGCTGGGCGCCGCGCTGTCGACGATCCGGCGCACCGCCGAGGCCGCCGCGCTGCGCTTTCTGCTGACCGAACAGATGAAGGGCAATGACACGCCGGTGATCGTGCTGGGCGACATCAACGATGGCCAGCAGAGCAACACCGCCAACATCCTGACCGAGCAGCCACGATACCTGGTGGGCGACTCGGTGGGCGGCGGTGACGTGGCGTTCTACACAGCGCAGACGCTCCAGGAGTACCGCGACACGCGCGACGTCTACTACACCCACGTGCACCAGGACTTCCGCGAGTCGCTGGACCACATCCTGGTCAGCGAGCAGTTCTACGACAACAGCCGCAAGCGGTTGTGGCTCTTCGATGGGCTGGCCATCAACAACGACCACCTCAACCTTGACAACCACAAGGCCGACGGCACCAATGACCACGGCATCATCCGTGCCGTCTTCAAGCACAGGCCGATCAGGGAAGCGATGTAGCGCACCGCCCCGGTCCCGGTCAGCTCTTGTAGTGCAGCGCTCACCGCCAGAACGGCCGGGGCGTGAGCAGCATCAGGAGCACCGCGCCGTAGCGCAGGGACAAGCGGTGCTCCCAGGGCATGCCCCCGCCTGCACCCGGTAGCGCGACACGGCCTGCCCCACGAAGTGCGCCCTGGCGGGCCGGTGCCGAGCAACCCGGTCGCATGACCGCCTCAACCTCCCGGATCTCGCCTTCCTCGATCTTCGGCGATCCGATCTGGACGTGTGTGGCGCGGAACTCCGCCTACACGTGTGGGCGCCCGGCGCGCCTGCGGCTCAGAACAGGGGCGCCGTGTCGCTTGGCGGGCGGGCGCCTTCGATCATCAGCATCCTGAGCTTCGCTGCCGCGCCGCCATGTGCCGAGAAGCCGCCGGGCTTTCCGCCTGCGGCGAGTACGCGGTGGCAGGGCACCACCGGCGCGAAAGGGTTGTGGCCCAGCGCCTGCCCGACGGCGCGCGAGAGCTGCCGGTCGCCCAGCTCGGCGGCGATTTCGCCGTAGCTGCGCGTGCTGCCGGGCGCGATGCGGCGCGCGATGTCGTAGACGCGGCGGTGGAAGTCCGGCACGTCTTCATAGTCCAGCACGATCTCCGCCAGGTCGCGCGGCTCGCCCGCGAGCAAGGCACGGATCGCATCGCACGCCGCCTGTACCGCTACCGGCGGCGGCGCCTCGGGGACCTGCGCAAAGCGCTGCTGCATGCGCGAGCGCGTGGCGCCCTCCCCGGCCTCGGGCAACTGCACGCCGACGATGCCCCGCGGGCCCCATGCGATGCCGCAGGCGCCGATGGCGGTATCGAACAGCGCGAAACCCTCGGGGTTCATTTACACCTTTTTCAGCGCTGGCATGCGTTCGCTGCGTTGGCCTGCATCGCGGTGACGCTGCGCGCAATGGCGTCGGCAAGCTGTGCCGTCGCGCGTTGCGCGCCGAGGGCCAGAGCGTCGATGCCGCCGCCGACCGGTTCCGACACGAAGAGCTGGCAGGCGACGGCGGGACTCTCGTCGGTACGGCGCACAGTCCAGCTGAAGCCGGCGTCGACGCGGCTGCTCTCCACCGCATCGAGCTGCCGCAGCTGCACCGCAATACGCGTGACCGGCTGGCCGCGCGGACGCCCGCTCTTGGTCGCATCGACGGCGCCCAGGCGCTGCGCAATGCCACTGGCCAGCGCGTCGCGCAACTCGTTCTCGAACGAGGAGGACCAGCGGTGCTGCTCCAGGATATCGACCTCCGGCCCCGCGCCCGCCTCCTTCTGCCGCACCACCAGCTGCGGGCGCGCGAAGCGCTCGGGCATGGCAATGGGCGCCAGCTCGATGAAGCCCGCAGTGCCGCCGGTGGACGCGGGCCGCCCCGTCTCTGCATCGGGATCGGCCAGGCTGTAGTACCGGGGCGCGGGGCTGGCGCAGGCGGCCAGCATCGCGGCGGCGACCCATGCCAGGCCGCGTGCTCGGATCGTGTTCATTTCTTCTTGTCCTCCGGCTTGCCGCGCAGCAGCGACTCGGGATGGCGTTCGAGGTAGTCGGTCAGCACGCGCAGCGAGCCCGCCGCGCGCGTCACCTCCTGCAGCGTCTGGCGCATGTCCTGCTGCAGGGGCGAATCGTCGGCCAGAGTCTTCTCCGCGCTGTTGAGCGTCTTGCGTACGTCCTTCATCGCGGCGGCCATCTCCGGGCTCACGTCGTTCTTCAGGCTCGCAACCAGCTGCTCGGCGCCGAGCAGGGTCTTGTCCAGCGTGGCCAGCGTCTTGCGCAGGTCGCGGCCGATCTCCTCGAAGGGGACCTTGTTGAGCTTGCGCGCAATGTCGCCCACCTGCGCCTGGATCTCGTCCAGGCTGTTGGCCACGGTGGGCAGCTCGATCGGGTTCTGGTTGATGTCGACCTTGGCCGGCGGCGCCTTGGGGAAGAAGTCGAGCGCCACGTAGACCTGCCCGGTCAGCAGGTTGCCGGTGCGCAGCTGGGCGCGCAGGCCCTTGTCGATCAGGAACTTCAGGCGTTCGGCCTGCGTGTAGCGCGGTTCCTGCGATCCCGGGCTCTGGCGGCGCAGCCGGTCCGGATAGACCTGGACCAGCACCGGCATCTTGAACTCGCGCACCTGCGGATCGAACTCGACGCCGATGGACTTGACCTCGCCGATCTCCACGCCACGGAAGTCCACCACCGCGCCCGGCGACAGCCCGCGCAGCGACTGGTTGAAGTGCATCAGCAGGGGCTGCGAAGGCCCGTCCGGCTCCTTCATGGCGGCGGCCTCGTCCTCGGCCAGCGCAAACGTCGTGTTCTCCTGCGCGACCGGGCCCTGCGCATCGTCGGGCGCCTGGAAGGCGATGCCGCCGAGCACGATGGTGGCCAGCGACTGGGTGCGCAGCTTCACGCCGTTGGCGCCGAGCTGCACGTCGAGCCCACTCGCATGCCAGAAGCGCGTGTTGGCGCCGACGAACTTGTCGTAGGGCGTGTTGATGAACACGCGCAGCGTGACGCCGCGGCCATCGCCGTCGAGCTCGTAGGCCGCGAGCTGGCCGACCTTGATGCGCCTGAAGTACACCGGCGAGCCGATGTCCAGCGAGCCGACGTCGCGCGCGCGCAGCAGGAACTGCTTGCCCGAGGCGTCGCGCGTGACGATGGGCGGCGTCTCCAGCCCGGTGAATTCGCTGGCCGTCTCCTCGGAAGCGCCCGCATCGGCGCCGATGTAGGCGCCCGAGAGCAAGGTGCCCAGGCCGGAGATGCCCGAGGTGTCGAGGCGCGGGCGCACCACCCAGAAGCGCGTGTCC
Above is a window of Variovorax sp. RA8 DNA encoding:
- a CDS encoding endonuclease/exonuclease/phosphatase family protein, with amino-acid sequence MNLKELSLATFNLYNLNEPGRALYSDKDGWTQQEYESKIAWTARQLSILKSDLFGFQELWHADSLARALDDAGLTQEYDLLAPPDADGRKIVCAAIVRKGLLSSEPDWISEFPAKFKLQSSGDDPQTPVIDVSIRGFSRPVAHFTIKPRKDEPDVHVYVCHFKSKAPTKVFNEPWFKADKPSYGRHSTALGAALSTIRRTAEAAALRFLLTEQMKGNDTPVIVLGDINDGQQSNTANILTEQPRYLVGDSVGGGDVAFYTAQTLQEYRDTRDVYYTHVHQDFRESLDHILVSEQFYDNSRKRLWLFDGLAINNDHLNLDNHKADGTNDHGIIRAVFKHRPIREAM
- a CDS encoding methylated-DNA--[protein]-cysteine S-methyltransferase — encoded protein: MNPEGFALFDTAIGACGIAWGPRGIVGVQLPEAGEGATRSRMQQRFAQVPEAPPPVAVQAACDAIRALLAGEPRDLAEIVLDYEDVPDFHRRVYDIARRIAPGSTRSYGEIAAELGDRQLSRAVGQALGHNPFAPVVPCHRVLAAGGKPGGFSAHGGAAAKLRMLMIEGARPPSDTAPLF
- a CDS encoding PqiC family protein, whose product is MNTIRARGLAWVAAAMLAACASPAPRYYSLADPDAETGRPASTGGTAGFIELAPIAMPERFARPQLVVRQKEAGAGPEVDILEQHRWSSSFENELRDALASGIAQRLGAVDATKSGRPRGQPVTRIAVQLRQLDAVESSRVDAGFSWTVRRTDESPAVACQLFVSEPVGGGIDALALGAQRATAQLADAIARSVTAMQANAANACQR
- a CDS encoding PqiB family protein, whose translation is MTDPQDGTRPLPTPVVVRRRNWLPSLIWLIPIVAALVGIALVARILTERGPEVVLTFKTAEGLEANKTAVRYKNVQIGTVQTIRLASDRSNVRVTVQLNKEAKSFTAQDTRFWVVRPRLDTSGISGLGTLLSGAYIGADAGASEETASEFTGLETPPIVTRDASGKQFLLRARDVGSLDIGSPVYFRRIKVGQLAAYELDGDGRGVTLRVFINTPYDKFVGANTRFWHASGLDVQLGANGVKLRTQSLATIVLGGIAFQAPDDAQGPVAQENTTFALAEDEAAAMKEPDGPSQPLLMHFNQSLRGLSPGAVVDFRGVEIGEVKSIGVEFDPQVREFKMPVLVQVYPDRLRRQSPGSQEPRYTQAERLKFLIDKGLRAQLRTGNLLTGQVYVALDFFPKAPPAKVDINQNPIELPTVANSLDEIQAQVGDIARKLNKVPFEEIGRDLRKTLATLDKTLLGAEQLVASLKNDVSPEMAAAMKDVRKTLNSAEKTLADDSPLQQDMRQTLQEVTRAAGSLRVLTDYLERHPESLLRGKPEDKKK